A single window of Thalassoroseus pseudoceratinae DNA harbors:
- a CDS encoding endonuclease V has protein sequence MNRPASSSDRSNSWPEIPDLFQCLVTLIQQVPIGCVTTYGDLADALGDRKAARWVGEFLLSPEWAKQVPRHRVVLANGDLGRFYAESVQPDEEPTMTEQDAKSLRLIEEGIEVRDGRVDLDRYRFNDFETSSPLTVLRTFQEGLHGDLVVEPYPGTPTEIAAVDLSYVGDGRAVACYAVVETACGQLVWTHTVCQPVRFPYITGYLAFREVPVLLELLKQVRAQRPVAEVVFVDGNGRLHPRRAGIACQLGVWAGIRTVGVGKKLLCGRVDQDSVKSDASQPVMDGDELLGTAMRATDKNRPIFVSPGHRIDVADATRLANLLFHGHRLPEPIFHADAISRLEAKKLP, from the coding sequence ATGAATCGTCCTGCCTCATCGTCTGACCGCTCGAACAGTTGGCCGGAGATTCCGGACCTGTTCCAGTGTCTGGTGACCCTCATTCAGCAAGTGCCCATCGGTTGTGTGACAACGTACGGTGACTTGGCCGATGCGTTGGGCGATCGTAAGGCGGCACGTTGGGTCGGCGAATTCTTGTTGTCACCGGAATGGGCCAAGCAAGTTCCTAGACATCGCGTCGTACTTGCCAACGGAGACCTGGGCCGGTTCTATGCCGAATCGGTTCAACCCGATGAGGAACCAACCATGACGGAGCAAGATGCCAAGTCGTTGCGGCTGATCGAGGAAGGAATCGAAGTTCGGGATGGTCGCGTCGACTTGGATCGCTATCGCTTCAATGACTTCGAGACTTCATCCCCGTTGACCGTTCTGCGGACCTTCCAGGAGGGTTTGCACGGGGACTTGGTTGTCGAACCGTATCCGGGAACGCCCACCGAGATCGCCGCGGTCGATCTTTCGTATGTCGGCGACGGTCGAGCCGTTGCATGTTATGCCGTCGTCGAGACGGCATGTGGTCAGCTTGTGTGGACGCACACGGTGTGTCAGCCGGTTCGATTTCCCTACATCACCGGCTACCTCGCCTTCCGAGAGGTCCCGGTGCTGCTCGAGTTGCTGAAACAAGTCAGGGCTCAGCGGCCGGTCGCCGAGGTCGTGTTCGTTGATGGCAATGGCCGACTTCATCCGAGACGAGCGGGGATCGCTTGCCAACTGGGTGTCTGGGCGGGCATCCGCACGGTTGGGGTTGGCAAGAAACTGCTCTGTGGTCGGGTGGACCAAGACAGCGTCAAGTCAGACGCTTCGCAACCAGTTATGGATGGAGACGAGCTTCTCGGCACTGCGATGCGAGCCACTGACAAGAACCGGCCCATCTTCGTCTCGCCAGGGCACCGCATCGACGTGGCGGATGCGACGCGACTGGCGAACCTGCTTTTCCACGGGCATCGTCTGCCGGAGCCTATTTTCCATGCGGATGCGATCAGTCGTCTCGAGGCGAAAAAACTTCCGTAG
- the tig gene encoding trigger factor translates to MSDSDTPTTDQPDVTETTVIDTTANPDRLSLEVDIADAGPCRKHVSVTVPREDIDKFFEAATGELLKTASVPGFRPGYAPRKLIERRFRKELVDEVKRNVLLQSLEQLEEEDQLDPINQPDIDIESLDLPEEGAFTYDFEVEVRPSFDLPDYSGFVIERPSDDVSDEDVENYLQQFLEQFAKFEESDAAAEPGDSVRADIAFEHDGRPLRKSPDQRIRLLPTLRFHDAEVAAFDELMKGAKVGDVRETETTVSEEASSLEMRGETVAVKFTVRKVERMVQPELNSAFFEEVGVESLEKLKELIRGTLERQVTYQQRQRVREQVLEKITESADWSLPEDLVRKQVENAMRREILEMQQAGFTRTQIQSRENELRQNAVSTTRQALKEHFVLDKIAETEGIEVAQSEIDWEIQMMAMQQGENVRRLRTRMIRSGMMDNLEAQIRERKAVDVVLEKAQFKDVDSEPVAEPSTVEAIPVAVCGQFNVPTEGGIPQAVDPESAFPGSA, encoded by the coding sequence ATGAGCGATTCAGATACCCCAACGACTGACCAACCGGATGTGACGGAAACGACCGTCATTGATACCACTGCCAATCCGGATCGGTTGTCACTCGAAGTCGACATTGCCGATGCTGGCCCGTGTCGAAAACACGTCAGTGTGACCGTCCCACGAGAAGACATTGACAAGTTTTTCGAGGCTGCAACCGGTGAGTTGTTGAAGACAGCTTCGGTTCCCGGCTTCCGCCCGGGGTACGCTCCGCGGAAGTTGATCGAACGCCGGTTCCGCAAAGAGTTGGTTGATGAGGTGAAACGCAACGTGCTGTTGCAAAGCCTCGAGCAACTCGAAGAGGAAGACCAACTCGATCCAATCAATCAGCCAGACATCGATATCGAAAGTCTCGATCTGCCGGAAGAAGGCGCGTTTACCTACGACTTTGAAGTTGAGGTGCGGCCGTCTTTTGATCTTCCGGACTACTCAGGCTTCGTGATCGAACGTCCGAGTGATGACGTCTCGGATGAGGATGTGGAAAACTATCTGCAACAGTTCCTCGAACAGTTCGCGAAGTTCGAAGAGTCGGATGCGGCCGCCGAACCTGGCGACAGCGTTCGGGCGGACATCGCCTTCGAGCATGACGGGCGTCCGCTGCGGAAGAGTCCCGATCAGCGAATTCGTTTGTTGCCGACCCTGCGTTTTCATGACGCCGAAGTCGCTGCGTTTGATGAGTTGATGAAAGGGGCGAAAGTTGGCGACGTTCGCGAGACCGAGACTACGGTCAGTGAGGAAGCCAGTTCGCTCGAGATGCGTGGCGAAACCGTCGCGGTGAAATTCACTGTCCGCAAGGTCGAGCGAATGGTTCAGCCTGAATTGAACAGTGCGTTCTTTGAAGAGGTTGGCGTCGAGTCGCTTGAGAAACTCAAAGAGTTGATTCGCGGCACCCTCGAACGACAAGTGACCTACCAACAGCGGCAGCGTGTCCGTGAGCAAGTGCTCGAGAAGATCACTGAGTCCGCGGATTGGTCGTTGCCGGAAGACCTCGTTCGGAAACAGGTCGAGAATGCCATGCGTCGTGAGATTCTCGAGATGCAACAAGCCGGGTTCACGCGAACGCAGATTCAAAGCCGTGAGAATGAGTTGCGGCAAAATGCCGTCAGCACAACTCGTCAGGCGTTGAAAGAGCACTTCGTGCTCGACAAGATCGCCGAGACCGAAGGCATCGAAGTGGCTCAGTCAGAGATTGACTGGGAAATTCAGATGATGGCGATGCAGCAGGGAGAGAACGTCCGTCGGTTGCGAACCCGGATGATTCGTTCCGGCATGATGGACAACCTCGAAGCTCAGATTCGGGAGCGTAAGGCGGTCGACGTCGTGCTGGAGAAAGCCCAGT
- a CDS encoding DUF3050 domain-containing protein, whose translation MSVVKSFSVECIIEPALAPHRTRLLAHPIYDAVQDLPSVRTFMRSHVFAVWDFMSLLKRLQTEVTYTALPWQPPADPSLARFVNEIVLGEETDEDGHGGYCSHFELYRSAMDELHADGGPIDAFLSSVKSGTSAADALGTVDIPEATREFTLANLDVAGNALPHEVAAAFCFGREDIIPEMFNRLVRSLPSENQSVQRLAYYLERHIELDGDEHGPLAIRLVTQLCGQNEQAWQQATDAAIAAIELRIRLWDGVLAAIQDQ comes from the coding sequence ATGAGTGTCGTCAAGAGTTTCTCGGTTGAGTGCATCATCGAACCGGCGTTGGCACCCCATCGAACGCGGTTGTTGGCCCATCCGATTTACGACGCCGTTCAAGACCTGCCGTCCGTTCGCACCTTCATGCGAAGCCACGTGTTTGCGGTTTGGGATTTCATGTCCCTTCTCAAACGATTGCAAACCGAGGTCACATACACCGCCCTACCCTGGCAACCACCCGCTGATCCCTCGTTGGCTCGTTTCGTGAACGAGATCGTCCTCGGTGAAGAAACCGACGAAGATGGTCACGGTGGTTATTGCAGTCACTTCGAGCTCTATCGATCCGCGATGGACGAACTCCACGCGGACGGTGGGCCGATTGATGCTTTCTTGTCCTCAGTGAAATCGGGGACTTCCGCAGCGGATGCATTGGGCACCGTCGACATCCCTGAGGCGACCCGCGAATTCACGCTTGCGAATCTGGATGTCGCCGGGAACGCCCTACCCCATGAAGTTGCGGCGGCGTTCTGCTTCGGACGGGAAGATATCATCCCCGAGATGTTCAATCGACTGGTTCGTTCCTTGCCGTCGGAGAATCAATCGGTTCAACGACTGGCCTACTATCTTGAACGGCACATCGAACTGGACGGCGACGAACACGGACCGCTCGCCATTCGCTTGGTCACGCAACTTTGCGGACAGAACGAACAGGCATGGCAGCAAGCCACGGATGCCGCAATCGCCGCGATCGAACTTCGCATTCGATTGTGGGACGGCGTGTTGGCCGCCATTCAGGACCAGTAG
- a CDS encoding branched-chain amino acid aminotransferase codes for MTNLATALLNDEAGFIVSAELILIATILVLGLVVGLSEIANSVNGELNDVGAAIGSVNQSYSFSGFTGCKGQLVGSKFRDHRDEGDSQHDISCDFGPRPEAPKGSGKNY; via the coding sequence ATGACTAACCTCGCCACCGCCTTGCTGAACGACGAAGCCGGTTTCATTGTCTCCGCTGAGTTGATCCTGATTGCCACGATTCTCGTACTGGGATTGGTGGTGGGCTTATCGGAAATTGCCAATAGCGTGAATGGAGAGCTGAATGATGTCGGAGCTGCGATCGGCAGCGTCAACCAAAGCTACTCCTTCTCCGGATTCACCGGCTGCAAAGGGCAACTGGTTGGTAGCAAGTTCCGCGACCATCGAGACGAGGGCGACTCGCAGCACGACATCTCCTGCGACTTCGGCCCACGACCGGAAGCACCGAAAGGCTCCGGCAAGAACTACTAA